A window of Terriglobia bacterium genomic DNA:
CCACTCGCAGGTCATAACCGTAGGAAGAGAGTCCGTACGAGATGACGCCATCGCGTTTCTGGTTTTCAGCGAACGGCTCAATCATCCTGTTTTCCCGCACCATTCGGCGGATCCAGCGGTCATTTTTGACAGACATCGACACTCCCATAGCTAGAATTGGCTGCGCGCAACTTAGCGATTTATCCTCGGGCGGGCGGCCTTTCCATGAAACTGGTAAAGCTCCGCATCATAATACAGGAGAAAACAACTTGACAACGCCGAACCGGCTTTTTACGATAAAATCCTGTGTTTTCAGGAGGTTCCTTTTGATTAAGCTCGACCTCGTCAACGATGTTGTCAACCGTACTGGAATTACCAAGACCAAAGCTGAGATCGCCGTCGAGACTGTTTTTGGTTCGATGAAGAAGGCCCTGGCCAAGGGAGATCGAATAGAACTGCGCGGATTTGGCGTCTTCAATGTGAAGCCTCGCAAGACCGGAATTGGCAGAAACCCGCGCACCGGAGCCGAGGTCAATATCCAGCCTGGCAAGGCCGTCCGCTTCAAACCCGGGAAAGAGCTGCAGTCGATTCCCTGAACCACCTGACTCCGTGTTGGGGCGCGAGTGACAGCCAGGATGGTTAAAGCGGGCCCTCTTGCGGTTGAGACAAGCACGGATTCGCAGACCAGGAAAGAGGTTCGCCTGTCTCCTGGGAGCGCACGGCGTTTTCACCCACTACTGCCAGCGGAACGGCCGCACCGGCTGGGAGTCTCCGCGAGGCCGTATCGGCTACATTAGACTCGCCGGGTCCATGTCGATCGTCAGCGCATGTGACGGCACGCCCCACTGGCCGCACTCTTCCGCCAGCCGCCGAAGGATCGCGTTCAGTCTCGCGCGCGATGACGCCTTCAGCAGAAACTGGATGCGATAGAACCCTTCAATTCTGGCCAGCGGCGCGGGGCTGGGTCCCAGGATGCGAACTCCGCGAACCATGTCACCCAAACCCTCGAAGAACCTTCCAACCTCCGCCGCTAACTGCGCTGCGTGTTCGAGCCTCTTGTCCTGCACCACGACATCAGCGAGCGCGGCGGCCGGAGGATAGTGCATCATGCGGCGAAAGTGTAATTCCTTGTTGAAGAACTTGCTGTAATTTTGTTCGGCGGCAAATCGGATTGCGTAATGCTCCGGGTAGAAAGTCTGGACGAGCACCCTGCCGGGCGATTCGCCGCGCCCCGCGCGTCCCGCTGCCTGCGTCAAAAGCTGAAACGTCCGCTCAGCAGCGCGAAAATCCGGCAGCGAAAGGGAAGTATCAGCGGAAACAATGCCCACCAGCGTCACGCCTGGGAAATCGTGCCCTTTGGCGATCATCTGGGTCCCGACCAGGATATCAATTTTCCCTCCCCGAAAATCCGACAGGATTTTAAGGTACTGGCCCGGCCGCCGGGCTGCGTCGCGGTCGAGCCTTGCCACCCGTGCTGTGGGAAACATTTCGGCGAGCTTTTGTTCCAGCTTCTCTGTTCCTTCCCCGACATAATGCAGGTGTTCACTGCCGCACGACCGGCAGCGCGCCGGCACAGACGCCTGATAGCCGCAGTAGTGGCAGATCAGGCGGTTTTCACGCCGGTGATAGGTCAGTGAGATCGAGCAGTTTACGCATCGTTCCGTTTGTCCGCAGCTTCGGCAAAGCAGGAACCAGGAATAGCCGCGACGGTTAAGGAGAAACATGGTCTGTTGTCCGGCTCGCAGCTTGGCTTCCACCTCCTCCCTCAAGCGGCGCGAGATAGGCGCCTGCGTCTGCGTCTGCCGGAACTCTTCCCGCATGTCGATGATCTCCACGCGGGCAAGCGGGCGCCGGCCCACACGCTCGCTCAGCGTCACCTTGTGGTATTTCCCTTTTTCCGCGTTGGCGTAGCTTTCAAGCGACGGCGTGGCAGACCCGAGAACGACAAGCGCTTTCGACAACCGCGCGCGCACAACGGCCGTGTCCCGCCCATGATAACGCGGCGTCTGTTCCTGTTTGTAGCCGGATTCATGCTCTTCGTCCACGATGATGACGCCCAGGTTTTCCAGTGGAGCAAACACGGCGGAGCGCGTTCCCAGCACGACGCGGGCCTCGCCACGCCGCACGCGCCACCAGGCGTCGTGGCGCTGGCCCTCGGCAAGGCCGCTGTGCAACACGGCCATGGCGCTTCCGAAGCGCAGCCGAAACTGCTCGTGAAGGGCCGGAGTCAAAGCGATTTCTGGCACAAGAATCAAGGCGGTCTTACCGGATTCAAGGCAGCTCTCAACCAGCCGCATGTAGATTTCCGTCTTGCCGCTTGCCGTGATGCCATGCAGCAACACGACGCTGAACTCGCCGCGATGCAGGCGATCCGTCAGATCTTCGAGAGCCAGTCTTTGGCATTCTGTCAGCGTGTGGCGAAATTCGGAAACCCCAGCGGGCTTGACATCTCCATCCACAGGATCGGTAAACTCGATCAATCCCTGCTCGTGCAGTTTCTCCAGGTGGGCCATGGAGCCGCGCGTGGATTTCAAAAGCTCCCGATGGTCGTTTATCTCTCCAGCGCGGCCGAGTTCCTCGATAATGCGGCGGGCCACCGGTGAGAGCTTCGTCGGCCCGCCGCCCAGAGGACCCGCAATACGGACGGCCATCACCTTTCTTTCGCGGCGTTCGCGCTCGACGCTCGCAATTTCCAGGAGGCGTTTCTCAATCGCCTGGCGGACAAGGCCGGGTGAAGTGGCTTCAAACCTCAGGCGTAGCGATTCAAGAGTTACTGCCGGGTGGTCTGACACATGCTTTAACAGCTTCAGCTCGGCGCTCTGCCGGGCTTCTTCCAGCAGGCTGTGTGACATCTCGCCCAGACGTTTTCGCCCCGTCTCCGTCAACCGAACTACCCGGACCCTGCGGGAGTGCGACCGCAAAGGCAGCATGGCGCGGAACACTTCACCAAGCGGCGAGACGTAGTATTCTGCAATCCACAATCCCAGCGTCAGGAGTTCCGGCGAAAGCACCGGCTCGGGATCAAGCGCCTGAATTACCGGCCGCGCGTCAATGCCGGGGGGCAACGGTGGAGCAGCGGCAACCGCGATGCCTGTGGCGCGTCGCGCGCCCACGGGAACCAGCACTCTCTGGCCGATCCGAATGTTCAGCGTTTCCGGCACAGAATAGGTGAGCGGCCGCTGCAATGCTGCCAGCACGGCCACGTTCACCAGTGTGGGTCTGGATTTACTGCGGCGGCTGGTTTTCGGCCTGGATTGGGATTCACCCATGGCAGGATTCTATGCTACACAAACCAGACTGGCTAGTGTGGGACCACGATGCTGATTCCTTCAAGAGATACCGGACTCCCAAGCCATCAGCATCACAAGTCGATAATGAGGTCGCGTAGCGGCTGCGAGCAGCACGTCAACAGATTGCCGTCCGCAGGCGGCTCGAGCGGCGTTGGGTCATAACTGACGTCGCCCTCAATCAAGCCGCATTCGCAGCTATGGCACACTCCAGTGCGGCACGACCACTTCACCGGGACGTCGCAGGCCTCAGCGAGCTCGAGCAGGCTATGGAATGCAGGGCTCCAGCGAACTGCCAGGTTGCTGCGGGCGAAAGACACGCGAGGTCCAGTGCCGGGCGAGCTCACCGGCTGGTGCGGCAGCTTGTGAGGTCCATATATCACTCCCGGCGTACTCGACTTGCCCGAGCCGAAGATTTCGGTGTTGATGTGTCCGTTGCTCACACCCCAGGATGCAAGGCCTGACCCCAGGTCCTCCAGAAATGCAGGAGGTCCGCACAAATAGAAGTCGGCCTCGCGTGGCGTCCCAAGCTTCTTAAGGACTGCTAAGTCGAGCCGCCCAGGGGCGTCGTAGTCCAAGCCCAGCCGATCATCAGGACCAGGGCGGCTGTATTGGACGTGGCTCCGGCTGTGCGGCAAGGCCTTCAGAAGGTCTCGTGACTCCTGGGCGAAGGGGTGGTTCTTCCGATTGCGCGCCCCAAACAACCACCAGACCTCTCGTTGCGAGTTCTCGCCAACCAGCGCGTGCAGCATCGCCATGACGGGCGTTGCTCCGATGCCCGCGCTGAGCAGCACCACCGGCCCACTGCCTGGCCGCAGCGTGAAACCGCCCCTTGGAGCGCTTACATCCAACACGTCACTGACCTTCGTTTGAGTATTGAAGTAAGCGCTTGCAGCACCGTTCGGCTCCAGCTTGATGCTTATGCGATAGCGGTCAATTCTGGGGGGGCCCGAGAGTGAGTAGCAGCGCAGCAGCGGCGCAGCGCTGGGTCCTGGTTGCAGGCGCAGGACCACGAACTGGCCAGGCAAGGGGAGGACGAGGGGGTGATCGTCCGCTGATTCTAATTCGAGGGAGACCACAGAACTGCTTTCGCTTTCCTTCTGCGCAATTTGGAGTGGACGAAATCCCGTCCACGCAGGCGGTGGACTGCCGGGCGGAGCGAGCCCAGGATTCCCGGTGACCGGCTTCCCACTCTGTTCTTCCTCCAGCAGGGTTAGAAAAGAAGCGCGCCACCCAGGACTAAGGGCGGAAACGCGTAACGCCCGCTCCAGTTCTACGGCCGGATGGCCGGGCAGGTACAAGAGGGCGTTGGTGGCAGCGACGGTCATGCGCTCAGGGCCGTCGGCCACCTTGACGATTTCGTCGCCTGCGCCAACCGCCCCCTCCTCCAGCACACGAAAATAGAATCCGGGTTTGCCACTCGCCGTAAGCAAGGCCGCCATCCGCGGCTCATCCATCCGAATGCCGACCCGATAGCAGGTGACGCGCGGCTGGGTCACCTCGAACAAGGCGCTCCCAATTCGATAACGATCACCAATGCACACGTCATCGTCAGGAAGGCCCTCGATGGTGAAATTTTCTCCGAATTGTCCATAGGTGAAATTTCTTCGCCGCAGTCGATCTTCCCAGTAGTGGTAAGAGTCCATCTGGTAAACGAAGACTGCTCGTTGCTCGCCTCCGTGGCCGGCTAAGTCTCCCTGCCCATCACCATCAATGTTGAGCCGACGCACCATCCGCCGGTCCTGAACGGAATGTTTCCAAACCGCGGTGTGGACCGTTCTGCCGCGCCATGCGATATCGCGCGGAAGACCAACGTTAACGGAAAGTAGTTGCGCCATTCCTGCTGTCTCCGGCTGTCAGTTGTCGCGTGTTTTTCTGACTTGTCGCAGCAATGTTCACCAGCGGATGGAGGGCAAAGCGCCGCAGCACTCACTCAGGCAACCAGCGCGGCAAACCACGCCTTCATGATGGTGAGGGCTTCCAGCAACAGAGCGTTCGGGCGCCAAAGGTACAGGTGAGAATTTGAAAGCACCAGGCGGCCAACGGGCAACGCCGTGGGACTGGAATGCATTCCTTCCCGCTTCTGTTACAATATAGCCTGAATTTGAGCGGGCGGAACACATGTCCAACCTGATACACGACCTTGATCCAGGTCCACACTCGCCGGAAATTGTGCGGATGATTGTGGAAATCCCAAAGAACTCGTCGAACAAATACGAATACGATAAAACGCTCGGCGTGTTTCGTCTGGACCGTACTCTTTATTCCCCCATGCACTACCCGGGCGACTACGGATTTATCCCCGGTACACTGGCGGAGGACAACGATCCGCTGGATGTCCTGGTCTCTGCCGACGAGGCGACGTTTACGGGCTGCATGCTGGAAGTACGCCCGCTGGGATTGCTGGCCATGGTGGATGACCAGGGGCCGGACACCAAGATTATTTCGGTGCCCGACCGCAATCCGCGCTACGACCAGATTCACACCATCGACCAGATCTTCCCCCACGTTCTGACCGAAATCGAACACTTCTTCACCATCTACAAGGAGCTTGAGGGCAAGAAGACCCGCATGGAAGGCTGGA
This region includes:
- a CDS encoding HU family DNA-binding protein, whose product is MIKLDLVNDVVNRTGITKTKAEIAVETVFGSMKKALAKGDRIELRGFGVFNVKPRKTGIGRNPRTGAEVNIQPGKAVRFKPGKELQSIP
- a CDS encoding inorganic diphosphatase translates to MSNLIHDLDPGPHSPEIVRMIVEIPKNSSNKYEYDKTLGVFRLDRTLYSPMHYPGDYGFIPGTLAEDNDPLDVLVSADEATFTGCMLEVRPLGLLAMVDDQGPDTKIISVPDRNPRYDQIHTIDQIFPHVLTEIEHFFTIYKELEGKKTRMEGWKGPREARKAIQESRERYLNDREKTRREQAAAASS
- a CDS encoding MOSC and FAD-binding oxidoreductase domain-containing protein — protein: MAQLLSVNVGLPRDIAWRGRTVHTAVWKHSVQDRRMVRRLNIDGDGQGDLAGHGGEQRAVFVYQMDSYHYWEDRLRRRNFTYGQFGENFTIEGLPDDDVCIGDRYRIGSALFEVTQPRVTCYRVGIRMDEPRMAALLTASGKPGFYFRVLEEGAVGAGDEIVKVADGPERMTVAATNALLYLPGHPAVELERALRVSALSPGWRASFLTLLEEEQSGKPVTGNPGLAPPGSPPPAWTGFRPLQIAQKESESSSVVSLELESADDHPLVLPLPGQFVVLRLQPGPSAAPLLRCYSLSGPPRIDRYRISIKLEPNGAASAYFNTQTKVSDVLDVSAPRGGFTLRPGSGPVVLLSAGIGATPVMAMLHALVGENSQREVWWLFGARNRKNHPFAQESRDLLKALPHSRSHVQYSRPGPDDRLGLDYDAPGRLDLAVLKKLGTPREADFYLCGPPAFLEDLGSGLASWGVSNGHINTEIFGSGKSSTPGVIYGPHKLPHQPVSSPGTGPRVSFARSNLAVRWSPAFHSLLELAEACDVPVKWSCRTGVCHSCECGLIEGDVSYDPTPLEPPADGNLLTCCSQPLRDLIIDL
- the priA gene encoding primosomal protein N', with the protein product MGESQSRPKTSRRSKSRPTLVNVAVLAALQRPLTYSVPETLNIRIGQRVLVPVGARRATGIAVAAAPPLPPGIDARPVIQALDPEPVLSPELLTLGLWIAEYYVSPLGEVFRAMLPLRSHSRRVRVVRLTETGRKRLGEMSHSLLEEARQSAELKLLKHVSDHPAVTLESLRLRFEATSPGLVRQAIEKRLLEIASVERERRERKVMAVRIAGPLGGGPTKLSPVARRIIEELGRAGEINDHRELLKSTRGSMAHLEKLHEQGLIEFTDPVDGDVKPAGVSEFRHTLTECQRLALEDLTDRLHRGEFSVVLLHGITASGKTEIYMRLVESCLESGKTALILVPEIALTPALHEQFRLRFGSAMAVLHSGLAEGQRHDAWWRVRRGEARVVLGTRSAVFAPLENLGVIIVDEEHESGYKQEQTPRYHGRDTAVVRARLSKALVVLGSATPSLESYANAEKGKYHKVTLSERVGRRPLARVEIIDMREEFRQTQTQAPISRRLREEVEAKLRAGQQTMFLLNRRGYSWFLLCRSCGQTERCVNCSISLTYHRRENRLICHYCGYQASVPARCRSCGSEHLHYVGEGTEKLEQKLAEMFPTARVARLDRDAARRPGQYLKILSDFRGGKIDILVGTQMIAKGHDFPGVTLVGIVSADTSLSLPDFRAAERTFQLLTQAAGRAGRGESPGRVLVQTFYPEHYAIRFAAEQNYSKFFNKELHFRRMMHYPPAAALADVVVQDKRLEHAAQLAAEVGRFFEGLGDMVRGVRILGPSPAPLARIEGFYRIQFLLKASSRARLNAILRRLAEECGQWGVPSHALTIDMDPASLM